A single window of Ferrimonas balearica DSM 9799 DNA harbors:
- a CDS encoding vWA domain-containing protein — protein sequence MAEFHLMRPALLLLWLLLPLVGWALLRQQSQAALWHKVLPAHLQPAMLDDRMETGQKVQPLWLLLALFIAIFALAGPAWDKEEVPLFQLQKGRVLVLDMSDSMWATDLPPNRLTQARFKATDLLRQAGEGEMALVAYAGDAFILAPMTEDRATLLNLLPALSPEIMPVRGSNLPAALQQADRLLRDAGYQQGDIVLLTDDLPAEHMDAALELAESQPWRLQILALGSEDGAPMKRPSGELVRDLDGSVAIVRTHFERLQKLASASGGELVRYRPDSADINALLHDAPELGEENEKASEQHHSQWRDRGGQILLLALLPLAFGMRRQGLLSLLLLLMPLSFTPQRAEAAWWQNADQAAKTQFDAGQFSEAAEGFTDPAWKGAAYYRAGDYARALAAFEQVEGVDALYNQGNALAQMAQYPQAAERYRSVLAQQPDHQAARDNLEWVEQQMQQSPEQQQNDSDQGDKGEGENPSEGESDQTEPGEGQQDDNGQPSDSEPSEPPGEQQPDDSGSASPSEPEPHQGEQEPPSEQPGQAEPQPESGDPSEREPESQGEAQAAEAREGDPNDEQLQRLLDQVVDDPARLLRNKMELEYERRRQSGDTNREQTQW from the coding sequence ATGGCTGAATTCCACCTGATGCGTCCCGCCCTGCTGCTGTTGTGGCTGCTGCTGCCACTGGTGGGCTGGGCCCTACTGCGCCAGCAAAGCCAGGCCGCCCTGTGGCACAAAGTGCTGCCGGCGCACCTGCAGCCCGCCATGCTGGATGACCGGATGGAAACCGGCCAGAAAGTGCAGCCGCTGTGGCTGCTGCTGGCGCTGTTTATTGCCATCTTTGCCCTGGCCGGACCGGCGTGGGACAAGGAGGAGGTGCCCCTGTTCCAGCTGCAGAAAGGTCGGGTGCTGGTGCTGGATATGTCCGACTCCATGTGGGCCACCGACCTGCCGCCCAATCGCCTCACCCAGGCCCGCTTTAAAGCCACCGACCTGCTGCGCCAGGCCGGTGAAGGGGAGATGGCGCTGGTGGCCTATGCCGGAGACGCGTTTATTCTGGCGCCGATGACCGAAGACCGCGCCACTCTGCTGAACCTGCTGCCCGCCCTCTCCCCGGAGATCATGCCGGTGCGCGGCTCCAACCTGCCCGCCGCCCTGCAACAGGCCGACCGCCTCCTGCGGGACGCCGGATACCAGCAGGGGGACATTGTGCTGCTGACCGATGACCTGCCCGCTGAGCATATGGATGCCGCGCTGGAGCTGGCTGAATCCCAGCCCTGGCGCCTGCAAATCCTGGCCCTCGGCAGCGAAGATGGTGCACCGATGAAACGCCCCAGCGGCGAACTGGTGCGGGATTTGGATGGCAGCGTCGCCATCGTTCGTACCCACTTTGAACGCCTGCAGAAGCTGGCCAGTGCCAGCGGCGGAGAGCTGGTGCGCTACCGCCCGGACAGTGCCGACATCAATGCCCTGCTCCATGACGCCCCGGAACTGGGTGAAGAGAACGAAAAAGCGTCCGAGCAACACCACAGCCAATGGCGGGACCGAGGTGGGCAGATCCTGCTGCTGGCCCTGCTGCCACTGGCCTTTGGTATGCGCCGCCAGGGCCTGCTCAGCCTGCTGTTGTTGCTGATGCCGTTGTCATTCACGCCGCAACGGGCGGAAGCCGCCTGGTGGCAAAACGCCGATCAGGCCGCCAAAACCCAGTTCGATGCCGGCCAGTTCAGCGAGGCTGCGGAAGGGTTTACTGACCCGGCCTGGAAAGGCGCCGCCTACTACCGGGCTGGCGACTACGCCCGGGCACTGGCCGCCTTCGAACAGGTTGAGGGCGTCGACGCCCTCTACAACCAGGGCAATGCACTGGCCCAAATGGCGCAGTATCCGCAGGCCGCCGAGCGCTATCGCTCAGTGCTGGCCCAACAGCCGGACCACCAGGCCGCCCGCGATAACCTCGAGTGGGTGGAACAGCAGATGCAACAGTCGCCTGAACAGCAACAAAATGACAGCGACCAGGGCGATAAAGGGGAAGGAGAGAACCCGTCCGAGGGCGAGTCGGACCAAACCGAACCCGGCGAGGGCCAGCAGGATGACAATGGCCAACCCAGCGACTCCGAGCCCTCTGAACCGCCGGGCGAGCAACAGCCGGACGACAGCGGCAGCGCCTCCCCATCGGAGCCGGAACCGCATCAGGGTGAGCAGGAGCCTCCGTCCGAGCAGCCCGGCCAGGCCGAGCCACAACCCGAAAGCGGCGATCCCAGTGAGCGCGAGCCGGAGTCTCAGGGCGAGGCGCAAGCGGCCGAGGCCCGGGAAGGCGACCCCAATGACGAACAACTGCAGCGGCTACTGGACCAGGTGGTGGATGACCCCGCCCGCCTGCTGCGAAACAAAATGGAACTGGAATACGAGCGTCGCCGCCAGAGTGGCGACACCAACAGGGAGCAAACCCAGTGGTAA
- a CDS encoding BatD family protein, with protein MVSSPLSRLLFMALLWLGLSPATLALTELQASIDQNPVVAGQSFILEVVADDDVESNALDTSALLRDFAVGQTRVSRSTQIVNFDARRETRWTVMLIARNPGQVTLPALDINGVRSQPIALTVLAPGDAQVQNQTPLVFLETDLAQDTLWLGQPAKATVRLFLGADLQRGALNAPSADNALIRQLGQDRESSQIIKGRRYRIIERDYVIVPQITGTVSLQPANFEGDVLVPSGRRDLFGRAQPKPMAIQGEPIELNVKAQPASYQGHWLAADLVTLNDSLDPSQSFEVGQPISRTLTLTAVGAVEESLAEIPLEVPESLRLYTDKNQRQGGVQNGQLIARLEQTMAIVPSQPGEYTLPEIKVPWWNARLGRQQWATLPAQTITVTGTAASPATPPPVLSDSGRPAAEPITQTPNSPGYWPWATALFALLWLATLVWGWQRGRGYRTEPQPAATPTPSSNTLAALHKACQQNQAETALALLPEWASEHSGKTMSLADIGHHYPSLAGPLKELQASRYSVRNTPWQGQALAAELTRLQKQKANQQASPLPPLNPATRMER; from the coding sequence GTGGTAAGTTCACCCCTTTCCCGCCTGCTGTTCATGGCCCTGCTGTGGCTTGGACTCAGCCCCGCCACCCTGGCGCTGACCGAGCTGCAGGCCAGCATCGACCAAAACCCGGTGGTGGCAGGCCAGTCCTTCATTCTTGAGGTGGTGGCCGACGACGACGTGGAGAGCAACGCGCTGGACACCAGCGCCCTGCTGCGGGATTTTGCCGTGGGCCAGACCCGGGTCAGCCGCTCCACCCAGATCGTCAACTTTGATGCCCGCCGGGAAACCCGCTGGACGGTGATGCTGATTGCCCGCAATCCGGGCCAGGTGACCCTGCCGGCACTGGACATCAACGGCGTACGCAGTCAGCCCATCGCCCTGACCGTGCTGGCGCCGGGGGATGCTCAGGTACAGAACCAGACCCCACTGGTCTTTCTGGAAACTGATCTGGCCCAGGACACCCTGTGGCTGGGCCAGCCCGCGAAAGCCACGGTTCGCCTGTTTCTGGGGGCCGACCTGCAACGGGGTGCCCTGAACGCCCCCAGTGCCGATAACGCCCTGATCCGCCAGCTGGGTCAGGACCGGGAATCCAGCCAGATCATCAAGGGCCGCCGCTACCGCATCATTGAGCGCGACTACGTTATCGTGCCGCAAATCACCGGCACCGTGAGCCTGCAACCCGCCAACTTTGAGGGCGACGTATTGGTGCCCAGTGGCCGCCGCGACCTGTTTGGCCGGGCCCAGCCCAAGCCGATGGCGATCCAGGGGGAGCCGATCGAACTGAACGTCAAAGCGCAGCCTGCCAGCTACCAGGGCCACTGGCTGGCCGCAGACCTGGTGACGCTCAATGACAGCCTGGACCCGAGCCAAAGTTTTGAAGTGGGCCAACCCATCTCCCGCACCCTGACCCTCACTGCGGTCGGTGCGGTGGAGGAGAGCCTGGCGGAGATCCCGCTTGAGGTGCCGGAGTCGCTGCGCCTCTATACCGATAAAAACCAGCGCCAGGGCGGCGTGCAGAATGGTCAGCTGATCGCCCGGCTTGAGCAAACCATGGCGATTGTGCCGTCTCAGCCTGGCGAATACACCCTGCCGGAGATCAAGGTGCCCTGGTGGAACGCCCGTCTCGGGCGCCAGCAGTGGGCAACCCTGCCCGCCCAGACCATCACGGTCACCGGCACCGCCGCCAGCCCGGCCACCCCGCCGCCGGTGCTCAGCGACAGCGGCCGCCCGGCGGCCGAACCCATCACCCAAACCCCAAATTCTCCGGGCTACTGGCCCTGGGCAACGGCGCTGTTTGCCCTGCTGTGGCTGGCCACTCTGGTCTGGGGATGGCAGCGGGGCCGTGGCTATCGCACCGAGCCACAACCGGCCGCGACGCCAACCCCTTCCTCCAATACCTTGGCTGCGCTGCACAAAGCCTGTCAGCAGAACCAGGCGGAAACCGCGCTGGCGCTGCTGCCCGAGTGGGCCAGTGAGCACAGTGGCAAGACCATGAGCCTGGCGGATATTGGCCACCATTACCCCAGCCTCGCCGGACCGCTCAAAGAACTTCAGGCATCCCGCTACAGTGTTCGTAATACCCCCTGGCAAGGACAGGCCCTGGCGGCCGAGCTGACCCGCCTGCAAAAGCAGAAGGCCAACCAGCAAGCGAGTCCCTTGCCGCCACTCAATCCCGCCACCAGAATGGAAAGGTGA
- a CDS encoding sigma-70 family RNA polymerase sigma factor, which yields MLNWFGKKNASSTVSTDMISKQRRYETLVRALHGDLYRYAYWLSHDASVAEDLVQETFLRAWKALDSLKDDKAAKAWLITILRRENARRFERKQFDLTDIEQCQVADNDSLSHEQMADHQVLRRQMAMLSPEYREPLILQVMYGFSGDEIAEILELNRNTVMTRLFRARNQLRDALSPNQTSRGHSNG from the coding sequence ATGTTGAACTGGTTTGGAAAGAAAAACGCGTCGTCGACGGTCTCTACGGACATGATCAGCAAACAACGACGCTACGAGACACTGGTGCGCGCTCTGCACGGTGATCTCTACCGCTATGCCTACTGGCTCAGCCACGACGCCTCCGTCGCAGAGGACCTGGTTCAGGAGACCTTTCTGCGTGCCTGGAAGGCGCTGGACTCACTCAAGGATGATAAGGCCGCCAAGGCGTGGCTGATCACCATCCTGCGGCGGGAGAATGCCCGGCGCTTTGAACGCAAACAGTTTGACCTTACGGACATAGAACAGTGTCAGGTGGCGGATAACGACAGCCTCAGCCACGAGCAGATGGCCGACCATCAGGTGTTGCGCCGACAGATGGCGATGCTCAGCCCGGAGTACCGGGAGCCGCTTATTCTGCAGGTGATGTATGGCTTCAGCGGCGACGAGATTGCCGAGATTCTGGAGCTGAACCGCAATACCGTCATGACCCGCCTGTTCCGGGCCCGTAACCAACTTCGGGACGCACTCAGTCCCAACCAGACTTCAAGGGGCCACAGCAATGGATGA
- a CDS encoding DUF3379 domain-containing protein, which translates to MDELEFRRRAYSDPNQDDNEFVAAMGDAPGRAEFVKQLQGMDRELEQALKVPVPDDLAERLLLKQNMTVHRDQKRRHRWQMAAAASVAFAIGLSFAVFNQGTGDLGQHALAHVAHEAGFTSYVDEQVDLRALNTKLASFGGQFDALPGEVYYANYCDFEGIRSLHIVMSSDQGRVTLFVIPKQNEMTLPPQFADKRYHGIGEDRAGVHLAVVGDKGQPLEPVLKRVEAGYQPL; encoded by the coding sequence ATGGATGAACTGGAATTCCGGCGTCGGGCCTACTCCGACCCTAACCAGGACGATAATGAATTTGTTGCCGCCATGGGCGATGCACCGGGCCGTGCTGAGTTTGTCAAACAGCTGCAGGGCATGGACCGGGAACTGGAACAGGCTCTCAAGGTGCCGGTGCCCGATGACCTGGCCGAGCGCCTGCTGCTGAAGCAGAACATGACGGTACACCGCGACCAGAAGCGTCGACATCGCTGGCAGATGGCCGCTGCCGCGTCAGTGGCGTTTGCCATCGGGCTCTCTTTCGCGGTGTTCAACCAGGGTACCGGCGATCTGGGCCAGCACGCCCTGGCGCACGTGGCCCATGAGGCGGGCTTTACCTCCTACGTGGATGAGCAGGTCGACCTGCGTGCCCTCAACACCAAACTCGCCAGCTTTGGCGGCCAGTTTGATGCGCTTCCGGGTGAGGTGTATTACGCCAACTACTGCGATTTCGAGGGGATCCGCAGTCTGCACATCGTGATGAGTTCCGATCAGGGCCGTGTCACCCTGTTTGTGATCCCCAAGCAGAACGAGATGACGCTTCCCCCACAGTTCGCGGATAAGCGCTATCACGGCATCGGGGAAGACCGGGCCGGTGTGCACCTGGCCGTTGTCGGTGATAAGGGCCAGCCACTGGAGCCGGTACTGAAGCGGGTGGAAGCGGGCTACCAACCGCTGTAA
- a CDS encoding GNAT family N-acetyltransferase gives MLTNKWGSAPDLKWWRFDALDVHQLYAVLRLREQVFMLEQNSLYEELDNLDQQSEHLLATADGELMGYLRLLAPAVGPVKLGRIVLAKAARGTGLGPTLIREGLARAASQYPSRPVKISAQLALKDYYGQFGFVGTSEPYDDGGVLHLDMVKAAE, from the coding sequence ATGTTGACCAACAAATGGGGTTCAGCGCCGGACCTGAAATGGTGGCGCTTTGATGCGTTGGATGTGCATCAGCTCTACGCGGTACTGCGATTGCGCGAGCAGGTTTTTATGCTCGAACAGAACAGCCTGTACGAAGAGCTGGATAACCTTGACCAGCAGTCTGAGCACCTGTTGGCCACCGCCGACGGTGAGTTGATGGGCTACCTGAGACTGCTGGCACCGGCAGTCGGGCCGGTGAAACTCGGGCGTATCGTGTTAGCCAAAGCGGCACGTGGCACGGGCCTGGGGCCGACTCTGATCCGTGAGGGGCTGGCGCGTGCGGCCAGTCAGTACCCGTCCCGCCCAGTGAAGATCTCGGCCCAGTTGGCGCTGAAAGACTACTACGGTCAGTTCGGTTTTGTCGGCACCTCAGAGCCCTACGACGACGGTGGGGTACTCCACCTGGATATGGTGAAAGCTGCCGAATAA
- the putP gene encoding sodium/proline symporter PutP, with product MISTATMITFFAYLILLLVIGTLAWKATSTSSDYILGGRKMGPAVTALSVGASDMSGWLLLGLPGAIYLSGLSEAWIGVGLVLGAWLNWKLVSKRLRIYTEFTNDSLTLPDFLEHRFADPGLLRGIAATTTLLFFIFYTSSGMVSGAILFEQVFGLDYTTALLIGAAIIVSYTFVGGFFAVSWTDFFQGILMLIALLVVPMVVLGGGDAEGVPELDPSMLTMLPEGTTLLGIISLMAWGLGYFGQPHILSRFMAIGSVKDLPTSRRISIGWMVLSLIGALATGLAGAVHFAGSPLANPETVFIELTKVLFNPWIAGMLIAAILSAIMSTIDSQLLVCSSVMTEDFYRKWMRPNASEKELVAVGRMTVLAVAVVATVIALNPESTVLELVAYAWSGFGAAFGPVILLALYWQGYSRQGAVATILTGAVVVVIWDQLSGGVFDVYQLLPGFIFATLAGVIVSKLMPPQAEVVSQHQEFEQKL from the coding sequence ATGATATCAACCGCAACCATGATCACCTTCTTTGCCTATCTCATCCTCCTGTTGGTGATAGGCACCCTGGCCTGGAAGGCCACGTCCACCTCCTCCGATTACATTCTGGGTGGCCGCAAGATGGGGCCCGCGGTAACCGCCCTCAGCGTGGGCGCCTCCGACATGTCCGGCTGGCTGTTGTTGGGTCTGCCCGGTGCCATCTACCTGTCCGGATTGTCCGAAGCCTGGATTGGCGTCGGCCTGGTACTGGGCGCCTGGCTGAACTGGAAACTGGTGTCGAAGCGCCTGCGCATCTACACCGAGTTCACCAACGACTCCCTGACCCTGCCTGACTTCCTCGAACACCGCTTTGCCGACCCGGGTCTGCTGCGCGGTATCGCCGCCACCACCACCCTGCTGTTCTTCATCTTCTACACCTCATCCGGCATGGTCAGTGGCGCCATCCTGTTTGAGCAGGTGTTTGGCCTGGATTACACCACCGCCCTGCTGATTGGTGCGGCCATCATCGTCTCCTACACCTTTGTCGGCGGCTTCTTCGCAGTCAGCTGGACCGACTTCTTCCAGGGCATCCTGATGTTGATTGCGCTGCTGGTGGTGCCCATGGTGGTGCTCGGTGGCGGCGATGCCGAAGGGGTGCCGGAGCTCGACCCCAGCATGCTGACCATGCTGCCGGAAGGCACCACCCTGCTGGGCATCATCTCTCTGATGGCCTGGGGCCTGGGTTACTTTGGCCAGCCCCATATCCTGTCCCGCTTTATGGCGATCGGCTCGGTCAAAGACCTGCCCACCTCCCGCCGCATCTCCATCGGCTGGATGGTGCTCTCTCTGATCGGTGCACTGGCCACCGGCCTGGCCGGCGCGGTGCACTTTGCCGGCAGCCCGCTGGCCAATCCGGAAACCGTGTTTATTGAACTCACCAAGGTGCTGTTCAACCCCTGGATCGCCGGCATGCTGATTGCCGCCATTCTGTCCGCCATCATGAGCACCATCGATTCCCAGCTGCTGGTCTGCTCCTCGGTGATGACCGAAGACTTCTACCGCAAGTGGATGCGCCCCAACGCCAGTGAGAAGGAGCTGGTTGCAGTGGGTCGGATGACCGTATTGGCGGTGGCAGTGGTGGCCACAGTGATTGCCCTGAACCCGGAATCCACCGTGCTGGAGCTGGTGGCTTACGCCTGGTCCGGTTTTGGCGCGGCCTTTGGCCCGGTCATTCTGCTGGCCTTGTACTGGCAGGGCTACAGCCGCCAGGGCGCGGTGGCCACCATCCTGACCGGTGCCGTGGTCGTGGTGATTTGGGATCAGCTCAGCGGCGGCGTCTTTGATGTCTACCAGCTGCTGCCCGGCTTTATTTTTGCCACCCTGGCCGGGGTTATCGTCAGTAAACTGATGCCGCCACAGGCCGAAGTGGTCAGCCAACACCAGGAGTTTGAGCAGAAGCTCTAA
- a CDS encoding OmpP1/FadL family transporter: MKTMNKTLLATAIALASTQSLAAGFQLNSQSATGIGRAFAGDAVIADNASVLARNPAAMALFDAPAFSGGLTYADVKIDIKDVNFAGGLVDLGGIDDAGSGKVIPNIFYIHPLNDKVAVGFGAFSNFGTGTDSASLIKADTKVAPFDLIGNTEVTTINFNASVSYRINEQLSLGAGLDVIYGEGSLDRYAGATPLVDVEADGIGFGGIVGATYEINENHRFGLSYRFSPDMGVEGDINTVTPQNIPGIGIANVATNFNELEVPLADIFQFAGFHQLTNQFAMHYTAQWTQWSNFHQITAKDGTGMIVGNPDAPAIPVGDVALKEYKWKDSWFLSLGGTYTVNDKWTLRAGYAYDQGVVDEISSISIPDSDRQWFTAGVGFNLTPKSTIDFGVAYVMGEEVDLIENSAVVGPVNATTESGAMYYSLQYSHQF, translated from the coding sequence ATGAAAACGATGAACAAGACTTTGCTCGCTACTGCCATTGCACTGGCCAGCACCCAATCCCTGGCTGCCGGTTTCCAGCTGAACAGCCAGTCCGCCACTGGCATCGGCCGTGCATTCGCCGGTGACGCCGTAATCGCTGACAACGCCTCCGTTCTGGCCCGTAACCCGGCCGCGATGGCGCTGTTCGATGCCCCGGCTTTCTCCGGTGGCCTGACCTACGCCGACGTTAAGATCGACATCAAAGACGTGAACTTTGCCGGTGGCCTGGTTGATCTGGGTGGCATCGATGACGCCGGCAGCGGCAAAGTGATCCCGAACATCTTCTACATCCACCCGCTGAACGACAAAGTGGCGGTGGGTTTTGGCGCGTTCTCTAACTTCGGTACCGGTACCGACAGCGCCAGCCTGATCAAAGCGGACACTAAAGTCGCTCCGTTTGACCTGATCGGCAACACCGAAGTGACCACCATCAACTTCAACGCCAGTGTGTCCTACCGCATCAACGAACAGCTGAGCCTGGGTGCCGGTCTGGACGTGATCTACGGGGAAGGCTCCCTGGATCGCTACGCTGGTGCCACTCCGCTGGTTGACGTCGAGGCCGACGGCATTGGCTTTGGCGGTATCGTGGGTGCCACCTACGAGATCAACGAAAACCACCGCTTTGGTCTGAGCTACCGCTTCAGCCCGGACATGGGCGTAGAGGGCGACATCAACACCGTTACCCCGCAAAACATCCCGGGAATCGGTATCGCCAACGTGGCCACCAACTTCAACGAGCTGGAAGTCCCCCTGGCTGACATCTTCCAGTTTGCCGGTTTCCACCAGCTGACCAACCAGTTCGCCATGCACTACACCGCCCAGTGGACCCAGTGGAGCAACTTCCACCAGATCACTGCCAAAGACGGTACCGGCATGATCGTGGGCAACCCGGATGCTCCGGCTATCCCGGTAGGCGACGTAGCACTGAAAGAGTACAAGTGGAAAGACTCCTGGTTCCTGAGCCTGGGCGGTACCTACACCGTTAACGACAAGTGGACCCTGCGTGCCGGCTACGCCTACGACCAGGGCGTGGTTGACGAAATCAGCTCCATCTCCATTCCGGACTCTGACCGTCAGTGGTTCACCGCCGGTGTGGGTTTCAACCTGACCCCGAAATCCACCATCGACTTCGGTGTCGCCTACGTGATGGGCGAAGAGGTTGACCTGATCGAGAACAGCGCGGTTGTTGGTCCGGTTAACGCCACCACCGAATCCGGCGCCATGTACTACTCTCTGCAGTACAGCCACCAGTTCTGA
- a CDS encoding efflux RND transporter permease subunit → MKAGLIRFATERPRTVYALIWALVLATAALIPQIQIDTDPENMLPEDAPARVFHNQVKADFALYDSIVVGAVAEDGIFNPQSLATMHQLTDAILKLDPVVKADLMALSTSDNITQESPGTIRFEYLMKQAPQTQAASDAIADAVARLPLLNNTLVSGDGKAAAIYVPLYNKDDSYQVAEQIRSLIADLNPSDTYYLTGLPVAENQFGHEMFVQMAISAPLAGAMIFALMWFFFRSIPLVVAPMLVAMATVIATMGTLIGMGYTVHIMSSMIAIFLMPIAVVDSVHIMSDFTDRYRAGDDAKAVIREVMGDLFNPMLFTSVTSAVGFYSLMLTPIPPVQIFGAFVGSGILLAFIVSVLLVPAYVVRMKPATLVAMQARLHGQNEQGGLLARLLPRLGRFSVRQSKPIVALALVVLVFSAFGISKIQINDNPVRWFKSDHEIRIADNALNHHFAGTYDAYLVLTDTRPLLSAAQLAELQPLLAQALPNDGEAATLLEQANGEALASLISRLDDAAFASDSDAQLDAIDALLPKLETLSEQSRRFLDPALLAWMANLQDDLNQSGLVGKSNALPDIVKTVNRELHSGKDSDFVLPDSAAGVAQTLLQFQSSHRPQDLWHFVSRDYRQGLIWLQLTSGDNQHMNAVIDHVDQYLTAHPLPQGLEADWAGKAYINVIWQDAMVNGMLESLLSAFVVIFVMMSLLFRSPLYGLIAMLPLSLTIAFIYGLVGWLGKDYDMPIAVLSALALGLSVDFAIHFLERTRSIHRQTGQWRQTLSLMFEEPARAISRNAIVIALGFTPLLLAPLVPYITVGVLMASIMAVSASVTLLLLPAALALLARWTLPQDAPHHNDAQTETGGSHA, encoded by the coding sequence ATGAAAGCCGGGCTGATCCGCTTTGCCACAGAACGCCCCCGCACCGTCTACGCCCTTATCTGGGCGCTGGTGCTGGCCACTGCTGCCCTTATTCCCCAGATTCAGATCGACACCGATCCGGAAAACATGCTGCCGGAAGACGCGCCAGCACGGGTGTTCCATAACCAGGTCAAAGCGGACTTTGCGCTGTATGACAGCATCGTGGTGGGCGCAGTGGCCGAAGATGGCATCTTCAACCCCCAGTCCCTGGCCACCATGCACCAGCTCACCGACGCGATTCTGAAATTGGACCCGGTGGTCAAAGCCGACCTGATGGCGCTCTCCACCTCCGACAACATCACCCAGGAAAGCCCCGGCACCATCCGCTTTGAATATCTGATGAAGCAGGCGCCGCAAACTCAGGCGGCCTCGGACGCCATTGCCGACGCGGTGGCGCGCCTGCCGCTACTTAATAACACCCTGGTCTCCGGTGACGGTAAAGCCGCAGCCATCTACGTGCCGCTTTATAACAAAGACGACAGCTACCAGGTGGCGGAACAGATCCGCAGCCTCATCGCCGACCTGAACCCCAGCGACACCTACTACCTCACCGGCCTGCCGGTGGCGGAGAACCAGTTTGGCCACGAGATGTTTGTGCAGATGGCGATCTCTGCGCCGCTGGCTGGCGCCATGATCTTCGCCCTGATGTGGTTCTTCTTCCGCAGCATCCCGCTGGTGGTGGCTCCGATGCTGGTGGCGATGGCCACGGTGATTGCCACCATGGGCACCCTGATCGGCATGGGCTACACCGTGCACATCATGTCGTCGATGATCGCCATCTTCCTGATGCCCATTGCGGTGGTGGACTCGGTTCACATCATGAGTGACTTTACCGACCGCTACCGGGCCGGTGACGACGCCAAAGCGGTGATCCGCGAAGTAATGGGGGACCTGTTTAACCCCATGCTGTTTACCTCCGTGACCTCGGCCGTGGGTTTCTACTCCCTGATGCTGACGCCCATCCCGCCGGTGCAGATCTTCGGTGCCTTTGTTGGCAGCGGCATCCTGCTGGCCTTTATTGTCAGCGTGCTGCTGGTGCCCGCCTACGTGGTACGGATGAAGCCCGCCACCCTGGTGGCGATGCAGGCTCGCCTGCACGGTCAGAATGAGCAGGGTGGCCTGCTGGCCCGTCTGCTGCCGCGTCTGGGTCGCTTCAGTGTACGCCAGTCCAAGCCCATCGTGGCGCTGGCGCTGGTGGTGCTGGTGTTCTCCGCCTTTGGCATCAGCAAGATCCAGATCAACGACAACCCGGTACGCTGGTTTAAGTCGGACCATGAGATCCGCATCGCCGATAACGCGCTGAACCATCACTTTGCCGGTACCTATGACGCCTACCTGGTGCTCACCGACACCCGTCCCCTGCTCAGCGCCGCCCAACTGGCAGAACTGCAACCGCTGTTGGCCCAGGCTTTGCCCAATGATGGCGAGGCCGCCACCCTGCTGGAACAAGCCAATGGCGAGGCGCTGGCCAGCTTGATCAGCCGCCTTGATGACGCCGCCTTTGCCAGCGACAGCGACGCTCAGCTGGACGCCATCGACGCGCTGCTGCCCAAGCTGGAAACCCTCTCGGAACAGAGCCGCCGTTTCCTTGACCCGGCCCTGCTGGCCTGGATGGCCAACCTGCAGGATGATCTCAACCAGAGCGGTCTGGTGGGCAAATCCAACGCCCTGCCGGACATCGTCAAAACCGTGAACCGCGAACTGCACTCCGGTAAGGACAGTGACTTTGTGCTGCCCGACAGTGCCGCAGGCGTGGCGCAAACCCTGCTGCAGTTCCAGTCCTCACACCGGCCTCAGGACCTGTGGCACTTTGTCAGCCGCGACTACCGCCAGGGCCTGATCTGGCTGCAGCTCACCTCCGGTGACAACCAGCATATGAATGCGGTGATCGACCACGTCGACCAGTACCTCACTGCCCATCCGCTGCCCCAGGGGCTGGAGGCTGACTGGGCCGGTAAAGCCTACATCAACGTGATCTGGCAGGACGCCATGGTCAACGGCATGCTGGAGAGCCTGCTCAGCGCCTTCGTGGTGATCTTTGTGATGATGAGCCTGCTGTTCCGCTCGCCGCTGTACGGCCTGATCGCCATGCTGCCGCTGTCCCTGACCATCGCCTTTATCTATGGCCTGGTGGGTTGGCTGGGCAAAGACTACGACATGCCGATTGCGGTGCTCTCAGCCCTGGCGCTGGGCCTGTCGGTGGACTTCGCCATCCACTTCCTTGAGCGCACCCGCTCCATCCACCGTCAAACCGGACAGTGGCGCCAGACCCTCAGCCTGATGTTTGAGGAGCCGGCCCGCGCCATCAGCCGCAACGCCATCGTGATCGCCCTGGGCTTCACCCCGCTGTTGCTGGCCCCGCTGGTGCCCTACATCACCGTTGGCGTATTGATGGCCTCCATCATGGCCGTCTCCGCCAGCGTGACCCTGTTGCTGCTGCCCGCTGCGCTGGCCCTGCTGGCGCGCTGGACCCTGCCGCAGGACGCCCCCCATCACAACGATGCCCAAACCGAAACCGGAGGTTCCCATGCGTAA